A single genomic interval of Pelagerythrobacter marensis harbors:
- a CDS encoding adenylate kinase, with amino-acid sequence MDIILLGPPGAGKGTQAQRLEQRRGMRQLSTGDMLRGAVRAGTPIGMKAKAVMDRGELVSDEIVSELIDAELTAMGAEVGAIFDGYPRTAAQARSLDEILARHDRSLDHVIELVVDEDALVERITGRFTCANCGAGYHDTFKQPAKPGVCDECGGTEFKRRPDDNEETVRTRMVEYRAKTAPILPIYDERGIVNRIDGMASIDEVTEAIDAVLG; translated from the coding sequence TTGGATATTATCCTTCTCGGGCCTCCGGGGGCAGGCAAGGGCACGCAGGCACAACGCCTGGAGCAGCGCCGCGGCATGCGGCAACTTTCGACCGGCGACATGCTGCGCGGTGCCGTCAGGGCGGGCACGCCGATCGGGATGAAGGCCAAGGCGGTGATGGACCGCGGCGAGCTGGTTTCCGACGAGATCGTCTCCGAACTGATCGATGCCGAGCTGACCGCGATGGGCGCCGAAGTGGGCGCGATCTTCGACGGCTATCCGCGCACCGCCGCGCAGGCCCGGTCGCTCGACGAGATCCTCGCCCGCCACGACCGGTCGCTCGACCATGTGATCGAGCTGGTGGTGGACGAAGATGCCCTGGTCGAACGGATCACCGGCCGTTTCACCTGCGCCAACTGCGGGGCGGGATACCACGATACGTTCAAGCAGCCGGCCAAGCCCGGCGTTTGCGACGAATGCGGCGGGACCGAGTTCAAGCGGCGCCCGGACGACAACGAGGAAACGGTCCGCACGCGAATGGTCGAATATCGCGCCAAGACCGCCCCGATCCTGCCGATCTACGACGAACGCGGAATCGTGAACCGCATCGACGGCATGGCGAGCATCGACGAGGTTACCGAAGCGATCGACGCCGTTCTCGGCTGA
- the secY gene encoding preprotein translocase subunit SecY, with amino-acid sequence MASRADNIASNLSLANFSKATELKNRIWFTIGALVVFRFLSFVPLPGVNPLVLQDLYDTARGGILDLFNTFSGGSLERMSLIALGVMPYITASIVVQLAAALHPSLAALKKEGATGRQKLNQYTRYGTVFLCAIQGWFLASGLEAYAAQSGLQAVVQPGMMFRVGAVVSLVGGTMFLLWLGEQITSRGIGNGVSLIIMAGIVAQFPGFAANMFEGGRSGSISPVIIVGFVAMVVILILFICFMERAQRRLLIQYPKRATQRGGMQADRSHLPLKLNTAGVIPPIFASSLLLLPLTISQFAGNQVDTESTFGSVIVWLNQYLAHGQPIYMLLYAIGIIFFCFFYTAVVFNPEETSENLKKNGGFIPGIRPGKRTADYLDYVLTRITVIGAIYLTLVCVIPEYMIAQTGIPLFLGGTSLLIVVNVTVDTISQIQSHLLAHQYGDLIKKAKLKGRMR; translated from the coding sequence ATGGCATCACGCGCGGACAATATCGCGAGCAATCTCAGCCTCGCCAACTTCTCGAAGGCGACCGAGCTCAAGAACCGGATATGGTTCACTATCGGTGCGCTGGTCGTGTTCCGGTTTCTCAGCTTCGTTCCGCTGCCGGGTGTGAACCCGCTGGTGCTGCAGGACCTGTACGATACCGCGCGGGGCGGCATCCTCGATCTCTTCAACACGTTCTCGGGCGGTTCGCTGGAACGGATGAGCCTGATCGCGCTGGGCGTGATGCCGTACATCACCGCCTCGATCGTGGTGCAGCTCGCCGCCGCGCTCCATCCCTCGCTCGCTGCGCTCAAGAAAGAGGGCGCGACCGGGCGGCAGAAGCTCAACCAGTATACCCGATATGGCACGGTGTTCCTGTGCGCGATCCAGGGCTGGTTCCTCGCCTCCGGGCTTGAAGCCTATGCCGCGCAGAGCGGCCTGCAGGCGGTGGTCCAGCCGGGCATGATGTTCCGCGTGGGCGCCGTGGTCAGCCTGGTCGGCGGGACGATGTTCCTGCTGTGGCTGGGCGAGCAGATCACCAGCCGCGGGATCGGCAACGGCGTGTCGCTGATCATCATGGCCGGCATTGTCGCGCAGTTCCCGGGCTTTGCCGCGAACATGTTCGAAGGCGGCCGCAGCGGCTCGATCTCGCCGGTCATCATCGTCGGTTTCGTCGCGATGGTCGTGATCCTGATCCTGTTCATCTGCTTCATGGAGCGCGCGCAGCGGCGTCTGCTGATCCAGTATCCCAAGCGCGCGACCCAGCGCGGCGGAATGCAGGCCGATCGCAGCCACTTGCCGCTCAAGCTGAACACCGCCGGCGTGATCCCGCCGATTTTCGCCAGTTCCCTGCTGCTGCTGCCGCTGACGATCAGCCAGTTCGCGGGCAATCAGGTGGACACCGAAAGCACGTTCGGCAGCGTGATCGTCTGGCTCAACCAGTATCTGGCGCACGGGCAGCCGATCTACATGCTGCTCTATGCGATCGGGATCATCTTCTTCTGCTTTTTCTACACCGCCGTGGTCTTCAACCCGGAAGAGACGAGCGAGAACCTGAAGAAGAACGGCGGCTTCATTCCCGGCATTCGCCCGGGCAAGCGAACGGCCGATTACCTCGACTACGTTCTGACCCGCATTACCGTGATCGGCGCGATCTACCTGACCCTGGTCTGCGTGATCCCCGAATACATGATCGCGCAGACCGGCATTCCGCTGTTCCTTGGCGGCACCAGCCTGCTGATCGTGGTCAACGTCACGGTCGACACGATCAGCCAGATCCAGTCGCACCTGCTGGCACACCAGTACGGCGACCTGATCAAGAAAGCGAAGCTGAAAGGTCGCATGCGCTGA
- a CDS encoding SRPBCC family protein, with translation MPRYSLPAIRWPRPSGCLAAVFGGVLACSAPASAEVVERGDDSFVVRVTRTVEAGPREAWMALISPAKWWSDDHTWSGDAANMTLTPQAGGCFCERIPEVETAETVGLAGSVQHMEVIYAAPDSALRLRGALGPLQSEAATGVLTIAFDKAGEGTAITFEYVVGGYMRYDTETIAKAVDGVMAQQIEGLADLLGPRDGPAADKAQADKAETGEADRADTAEESESAADTPGRKSVEDAFGDISGD, from the coding sequence ATGCCCAGATACTCGTTGCCCGCCATCCGGTGGCCCCGTCCGTCCGGCTGTCTCGCCGCGGTCTTCGGCGGCGTTCTCGCCTGTTCGGCGCCGGCTTCTGCCGAAGTGGTCGAGCGTGGCGACGATTCGTTCGTGGTCCGTGTCACCCGGACGGTCGAGGCCGGCCCGCGCGAGGCGTGGATGGCGCTGATCTCTCCGGCCAAGTGGTGGAGCGACGACCACACCTGGTCGGGCGATGCGGCCAATATGACTCTGACGCCGCAGGCGGGCGGCTGTTTCTGCGAACGGATCCCCGAAGTGGAGACGGCCGAGACCGTCGGTCTCGCCGGCAGCGTTCAGCACATGGAAGTGATCTATGCCGCGCCGGACAGCGCGCTTCGCCTGCGCGGCGCCCTGGGGCCGTTGCAGAGCGAGGCGGCGACCGGCGTTCTCACGATCGCTTTCGACAAAGCCGGGGAAGGCACCGCGATCACTTTCGAATATGTCGTCGGCGGTTATATGCGGTATGATACGGAAACGATCGCCAAGGCCGTCGACGGCGTGATGGCGCAGCAGATCGAGGGGCTGGCCGACCTGCTCGGCCCGCGCGACGGGCCGGCGGCGGACAAGGCCCAGGCAGATAAGGCCGAGACTGGCGAGGCGGATAGGGCAGATACGGCAGAGGAATCGGAAAGCGCCGCCGACACCCCGGGGCGGAAAAGCGTCGAAGACGCGTTCGGCGACATCTCCGGCGATTAG
- the rpsM gene encoding 30S ribosomal protein S13 yields MARIAGVNIPTNKRVIIALTYIHGIGRTTAVQIADKLGIDHSRRVQDLSDAEILQIRETIDSDYQVEGDLRRTTAMNIKRLMDLRSYRGLRHRAGLPVRGQRTHTNARTRKGKAKPIAGKKK; encoded by the coding sequence GTGGCTCGTATTGCCGGGGTAAATATCCCCACCAACAAGCGCGTGATCATCGCGCTGACCTACATTCACGGTATCGGCCGCACCACGGCCGTGCAGATTGCCGACAAGCTCGGCATCGATCATTCCCGCCGCGTTCAGGACCTGAGCGATGCGGAGATCCTGCAGATCCGCGAAACGATCGACTCCGATTACCAAGTCGAAGGCGATCTTCGCCGCACCACCGCGATGAACATCAAGCGCCTGATGGACCTGCGTTCGTATCGCGGCCTGCGCCACCGCGCCGGCCTGCCCGTCCGCGGACAGCGCACGCACACCAATGCCCGCACCCGCAAGGGCAAGGCGAAGCCCATCGCGGGCAAGAAGAAGTAA